The window aaaaatattcgcACAGATTCAGGGCACAGGAGTATTCCTGCACAAGCACAGCAAAATAAGATGATTCTTCAAAGCAATACAccaataaataattaaatagaTTGCTACAGTAATACTTTGTATTCTCTGAGGGAGTGAGCTGCTTGGTGTTCCCCATATGAGCAAAAATGCCCCAGATCCATGTGATCTCTGACTGGAACATACTGTATCTCTCAGGTTATGATGTAGAAGAGGTTTATGATTACAAaaaaggcagagctgctgaaaaGGATCGATTCCATGTGACATAAAATTGACTATAAGCACCTCCAGCAATTGAAAATCCTTCAGAGTCGCTCAAGGATGCTTATCCTGTTTAGTCATCAACGGTACAGGTAACATGCTTTTGAGACAGACTGTTCAATAAAGCTTCATCTTAAGGGCCTAAATAGCAGAGAAATAACAAATATTTATTCCCTAGATCATAGTTCAACATTCAGAATTCAGACTTCCCCCAAAAACCTTGGGACTTTGACATAGATGCATAGTGTATCTGCATACAATATGACTCGTGGGTGAAATGAACATAAATGCTGTCtaaaattcttatttttttgtaaaaGTTTCGAACAGACGGCACACTAAAGCAAAGATGGACTTTCAGAGAAATCCTGTCACATTTCATTGTGCTCTGAATTAAATCTACCTCTGCGGTTTAGTGAAGAGAAGCCCCTGTTTCGGTCTGTGTGCTGACGACTTGCTGTAAGCAGGTCAAGGTGAATACTACACATCTGTGATTTTCACCGCTAACTCATTCCCAATGGAAATGAGtcttattcatttttcaaacagccTCTAGGATATCTGATCCAAATAAAAGGGGGAAAAAGCCCCTCAGGCGAGGATTCATCTTTGATGttttgaaaagaaagacagagaaaagctgcagtcGGGCTTCATGCATATTGTATTGCTGAGGAAAGAATTACACGCAGCCTACTGGTTCTCATAGTTATTTGCTATGCAAGCTCAATCTCAGCCTGTTCGATACTGATGCAGAACAAAACATCTTGAAGGTACTGCACAGATTACCATTATGTTTAAGAAGATTTTTACTGTTTCATGCAGTTATAGTTGCAGCACTGACAGGAGAACTGACCTAGGGTACATGTTTTAGTTTGGATGAAGACTCCTGGTGATTATGGTGACCCCCTGGCCTACAAAAAATTCCCTTTGACCACACCTTGACAAGGTATgtactgttttgtgttttctctctgtcattctaCATAGTTGAGGTTACACAAAAACGGATGGTTATATCACTTTAAGCTTTTGCTGATATTTTCTTCCACTATCAGCCTGGTAGATAAGATGTATTGAAATCTAATGGGTATATTGATGTGACTTCATGAAGATCAGCCTTTTTAATTTTAGTGACCCACTGGCTTTTCCCTCATTACCAACCTCAGGACAAACTTTATATTTGGTCACTACGTACAAGatggtgtgttttgttgtccATCCCCATCGCACATTTGCATTGTAggtgcagtcactgcagccTGTTGGTAGCCTTACCTTTAGTTCTCTCGAACTGGTTTGTTTCTCAGTAAATTAGACAAGTTCGTGTTTGAtagtaaacaaagaaaaagactaTAGAGACCAAGCTCTCACCTCCGTAGTGCTTCTTTGTTGTTAACACTGGAGGAGGGACCGCGGAGACCTCTGCTTGCTGAAATCTAAAGACGCATGTCGGTGCACATGGTAGAGAACAGCCTCCCCTTGTGGCCGAATTACAACAATACATTTATACCAGTATCGTGCCTGGCGGCTCCCGTGGTTCACGTGTACGTCTGAGGGAGGAAGCAGGGCCTCGGCAGTAAATAATGGACAATTGTGACCGACCACACCCTCATATTTATATCTTACATGTCACTTGTCAGACATATACCAAGATCTGTAACAACCATAGAGGGTCGTGACGGCCTTTTCAGCGCAGGCGCGGTGGCCAAGTGGTAAGGCGTCGGTCTCGTAAACCGAAGATCGCGGGTTCGAACCCCGTCCGTGCCTTTTAGCGGTTCGCATAAACTTGTTCGATTGGTCAGTCTCTCATAGGTGCTCAGAGTTTATGTGTACTGAGATTTGACACAGGATTAAATATCCGAAGGAGAAATATTGCCAAAGTTTTCATCAGTCATCTTCCATCAGTTTACATTCTGTCATGTTTTAGAAAAGTATCCTATGCATTTTTACTCACTTGTTTGAACTCTGTGGTGAATCAACCATTTATGTCCATGTCAAATTAATATCCAGCAGAGTAACAACAAAGAGCCAGCTGTGGTGCAGCAGTTGCACCACAAGAGGCAGTGTGGGCCTTCACTGTCCGTTATTTTCAGGAAAATATCAGACAATGAATACACCCCAGATAAATTCAGTAATTTATGTTGGTGCATTTAATTGTATAATTGCCTTCTTGCCTTCAAACAGAACAAAGTGCATTTGcttaaaatgaaaggaaatgcagtgcagaaatggcaacctgaaacacagcagagcatgtCCTCCAAATATGAGGACGGCATCTATCAGcagatttgtgtgtgcatttttcagattttgatcaaatgtttttcacattatCCATTAAGTCACctgtgaaaatatgttttcagatCACCTTGTGATAATTTCTTACTAATTACGTACACATAGCTGGCACTCATCTGGCACGGTTTCCTGGGTAATGCTCTGCGTTACAGCATCCATGATTCATATCTGGCTCATGCTGCAGCGTATCATCACGTTCTGGCTGTTGAAGTGACTCTTTGTTAAGTGACGCGTGATGATAGGAGGGAAACAactggaagctgctgcagaggtttgCAAAAACCTTACTCAGCAACATCCACAGCACAGTGCTGGCAGATAATGTCCAACCTCCAACTACCATCATTGTGAATTGAAGTGCTACATTTAGCACTTAAATCAGTACCTTGGCCTTTGAAAATAAGATCCAGATGGCAAAATGGCTGTTCCTGAAGCTTATTCATCATGATGGTGCAAAAGAATATGATCCTTTATGACAATATgagcatgtaaacaaacagtgcGCCAAGGTTTGATCTACAAGCAGATAATTTTACATTTCGGCATGGCGGCATAAAGCAGCTTGTTTATGAGGAATTTGTGCTCACAAATGGTACATATACAATGTGCTGTCAAGGCCGTTGTGATTGACATCTGTAAGTAAGTTCATGCTGCAGTGCCAGCAgcttgtttccatggtaacctggatgatttttttttgtgaatagtgtcaataataaaagaaacacaccCTAAACCCATAATCCATGACAGAAATTTGAGATAacgctttgtttttccttgtctcttcctcctctggagGATTTCCTGCCATTGAGCTTTTGATAGTTCACTTGACAGATGgcgagacaaaaaaaaatgaagtgaaatgttcTAAAAtccatgagcctcagctgatGTCACTATTCAGTTAGAGTTGCTCAAACAAGTCCAGACACAGTTAAAATTAGAGAAGAATGTCACCTCAAAAGAATGTTTACCGTAAAGGTATACGTGCACCTACGTAACATGACACAGTCTCACACTGGTGGAAATGAGTGTGTCGCTTAACGTTTCCTCCAGCAAGATTAGGAAAGCAATTATCAGGAGCCTTCTAAATAGTTTTCCTTTTCACATCTACTATTTAAATTCCAGATATAGCATCAGAATAAGGGTCTGCATTCTTTATGTTTTCTGCcctttccagtgtttttgtggtgcaggtggaggctgtGTGGTGCAGGCCTGTGGAGAAACGTACCAGGTGTATCCTCACTCTCGCTTGCCTCTCCAAgctggctttaaaaaaaaatgcagagtaTGAGCTGCAGTCCCAATTAGGAtacaacacaaagcaggaaatgTGCCGtcctgaggaaaaaacaaatcatgtgCGTTGAAAAATGGAGCTAATTGGCCAGATGGGGTCACTAGAAGCAAAAGTTACAACCTCTTCAGCTTTGTTGTCATTGTCAAAATATTTGACACTCTTTTGCATTATTTCCCttatttctctccctttctccaaAGCCCTCTGGGCATTTTCCAACTGCTTCCATTCTTGAACAACCCATAAAGTACTGCAAATTCAGCCCCCTGGTGGAACCCTTTGGTAATGACTGATGATGCACCCAACAGTCTGTATAAAACAAATTAATATATCAGCACCAGCACTGGATAGTTGTCTGACCATGGAAATGAGCTGCTGAGCAGTGTGCAGACTTTGTGCAGCATATTTACTTCCTTCCTAAACTTGTATCGCACATATTAACAGGtgttccctcttctctcttgaAGTTTTCCTATGATATCTGTAACCAAAATGACATGACTTTTTTGTACAACACctttaaatctgtttacatttgaatAGAATTTGCTCGGCCTGACCATTCAAACAAGCTTTTTCACCGCCGTGATTGAAGTTCTCTGCCACCTGCAAATGAACAGAGTCCTCAaggaaaaaataacacaaaggaGACTAaaataggaggaggaggacaaaagaGCCTGTAACATGCATTATACTGGCAGCAGGTTCAGGTCTGCTGTTGGCTGCGCAAACATTGGTTTCCTTGTTTGTGTGGGAGGTAGCATTCTAAACTACATGCAAATGATGTAGCCCGTCAAAACCATGTTTTCAACTCCTTGAGAGACATTATCTCTGAATTTTATATAATTAAAACAATACATAGTACATCAGTAGATAGTTGCACAAACAGACCATActttccaagaaaaagaagatgagAAAATCCTCTGTATCGCAACCGTCCATGCACAAAATGCCTGAACAGTCCAACCAGGAATACAGCTCTTATACTGGTTAGAAGTCATAATTTGTTCTGCACATGATTgttattgtttatgttttgaaCAGTTTAAGCCAAGACTTCATTGTGTGCCATCTGGCTCTCAGCTGGGGAGCCAAACAGTTGATTAAAGGACCCAATTAGTGTGGAACTGGTTCTGTCAGCTCACCCGGCAGGGATTAAAGAATGCGCTCATTCACTGTGACAAACACCCTGTCATGCATATGTAGGATAGGATGGGCGACCGGCGTTTCTTCAGTCCGAGGATTTCCTGAAGAGCGCCACACTGCTCCAGAAATGTTCACATGAGGTCAGCTGAGCCGTTTTTAACCAGGATTTGTGtgtcagctgcagccaatcTCAATCACTGCTGATAAGTGTGAAGTAACATTGGATTATTGTGTGGCAAGTTCTCAGCAGAGTGTTGATAATTAAACACGGTGAGGGACTCAGGAGACATCTCTTCTGAGATTTAAGAAGACCAGGCAGAGTTTTGAACTTTTACAACTTTTCAGTCAACAATGGCACCCAGAGGGTCCAATCCAAACAGGGTGCAGatgacagcaaagacagacacagactgtgTGATGATGGCAACTGGCAAAAGTACACAGGACAAGTGAGAGATCATCAACAAAGTCAAGAGCTGAAATCCCCTGAAAGGCCACTTCCAGGCAGCAGGAACAGAAGAGAGGAGTGTGCTGCCAGAAAACACTCATCAACAATCTGAGGCAGcggggaaaaaagagaggaccAGGATTCAGGAGAGTCTCGTGGGTTCGTGAGAGACAGCTGCCTGGACAGAAATTATATGAACACCTTTTGTGATACAAGGAAACAGCCAGCGATTGACCATTCATTAAATTCAAAAACGCTGCACCAGCCACTTACAGCCCAGTAATAGATGTCAGGCATTCTagtctgtctgctcctctgatgAATCAAACTGTCCTCTGCATTGTCACTTttgctaaaagaaaacatttaggATAAGAAAAGGTTTGCTGGAGAAAGCACAGCCTGCGTTATGCTGAAGagaagctgctgtggagagaggTTTCAGTTTCAGATCGCATGAATTCAGACAGCTGCTGACTCATTCTGTGCTCCAGCTCAGAAAAATCTAAACCTCAGAGGCAAAGCATGAAtatgttttccctttttcttatttaacacaggatgtttgcatgtaaacactTTGAATTAAAAAGCATATAATTTGCAGCAGAGCAGTGCAGCAAAGCCTTAATTGCAGTAccagtaatttttttttttttgatttgcaCAGATTTGAGGCAGACcagtacagaaaaacaaaaaagtgggACTTCAGAGCCCAGTCCTGCTGAAGGTTAGACACGATCGGGCTAGTGTGTCACACAGTCCTGCACCTGAACTTTAACCTGGACCTGTACCTGTCTGTAAGCCCTCTGTATCAGTAAATCACTCAGGTcgtcctgctgcctcctctgtctgtgtttgggtcTTGTCCTCGTTGCTCTGCACAACCATCCATGACAAAGTGTTTGTGGGCCGTGACCCAGATACTTATTTCCAGTCCTGGACTTTGGACACTGCACCGCGGCATCGCCTCCTGCGTCAGCCGGTACTCACGAGCGGCGCGCTCATTCAGCAAAGaagctgtttcctgtgtgaGCTCATGGGTGATGCTTCGGAGTGTAAAAGTTCCCTTCAGCAGCAACATCTGGGAGGTTTTTGTTTACTGTGATTACAGCCATCATGGTGTTACTGCTTTGTGGGTGTCAGAGGGGAAATGAAGGCTTTGACTTGACAGTGGGACTTTCACCAATTTGGTCCGAAGGAGGTTCCCGAGCCAAACCCAAAACCATCTGTGGTGGACCAAAAATAGAGACATTTACTGCATGTAAACGGTTCAAACCCACACTCTAAGTCACAGGCACGTTGTTTTTAGGAACTTCaaataaaatctgctttttgcAAATGAGttagttttgtttcatttgattattAAATGCAAACTCTCATTTTTCAGGCgcagacacataaacactctGCTCCTGTGGAGTCAGTGGGCTTCACATTCAGCACTTAGAGCACCATCTACAGGTGGATGTACAGACTGTACTCGTTCCAAACCAGGTGATGGTTTGATGACGCTGTTTCCTCTGTAGAGGCATCCTGCTGTGCAAAGACAGTGGATGTGAGATGCTTCTCTTGTGTTCAGTACTGCAAGAAAAGAGCAAATTGTGAAACAGCCAATGAGGTCACGCACACGGTCATAATATTTAGGGTAAATGAGGTCACAATAACTATTTAGTGACTGGAAACTTCATGGGAATGTTCCTTTAAGGATAACAATCTGTAACTGTGCTGTGATGCTATCAGAGCCTGAGACGGAAATGAGTCAGTCAGCTGGCTGTGAAGCCCctgaaatgacacacacaatgcagctgaaatatttcatatatatgttttgtttttttaaaaaaaagggaaggaaagggaaaggaaagacacttgtgtcacagcaggctttAAATTAGAAACTCAGGACAGCCTCCGTTTCCCTATTAGCTCACTAAATTTCcaaatagcttttttttaaaacctcAATGAATGAAGTGCAGTCATGGACGTTCCCAAAGCACAGTGAGTCACAGTTATAAGGCAGGCAGTGCCCCGCTCGCTGTTTCAACAAATACAAGTACTGTTGTGAGGACCGGCTATCTGATCTTTCCCTCACTGATTAACATTTGACCTCCGAGACTGAGTTTCAGCAGAGAAGCGCTCAAATTACCTTTTCTTTGACTGAACCGACTGTGACTGTAATCCTCAGGACTTTCCAGGCAGTCAGGAaaatctgcatgtctgtgttgaTTCAATGTAAACTCTTTGAGGGTTTTAAGAGCAGTTTCGtcttttattaaaacaaatttGCTTTCACAAATTAATCAAAAGAGCTTGgtcatgaaaaaaacacaatataagTCAAACATTTGACTATTTTACAGCAAAGCCGTTACCCTTTACTGTAACATGTCTTATTTACAGAAGGCACAGAGGACATACAGGTGCATTATTATCTCAGTAAATATTACACATTGGATGTTCGTAACCGCAGAGAAAATCGGGCCATAGGGCATATTTCCGGATGAAAGGTGCTCTTCTCAAACATTTGGCTGCATTTCTGTCACACTTGCACAGCAGCTTTTCACATTTGTCCTCCAAATCATCTGCAACGAAGAACAGGCATGTAAATGTCTTCAGACAGTGACGTGCTGCTTTTGAGTGTTTTGTCTTGGCTGTTAACGCTACAGAGAAAGTCCAGCTTTATTCAGTTTGCTTCCTAATTAATCTGAAAATGATTTCACTCTGACTACTGAACAGAAACTTGCCAGGAACAAACAGTGACTGTAAATATTAGGAATTAATTTCGCATTGATTTAGTTAAAGAATATCATAAACAGCCCACAATGTTTGGAACCTAAATGTGCAAATCCCATTAAGGCTGTTGCTATTTATAATCAGCAATTACTGTGTTTATGGGGGCTTAAAATGCCATAAATATTTGCGGtaaacttcctgttttctccaATCAACTGCCTGCATGCTTATTTTTTATCAACACTATGGATATTTGTAGATCACATGCAGCCTTGTCTGTGTGCCACCCTCAGGTTTACCCATGTCAGTGTGTTATATTGGTGAGCATCATGCTTTGCGCGAATATCAAAAATGCATTACCGCACTCAGCTGTCTTGTCCTCACACGTCCACTGATACTGGTCTGTTTTGGTGTTGCAGCCAAGACGTTCTGCATCTCCATAACAGCAGTCATGTCTGTGGCAACACCTACATACAGAGAGATtaacagcatgaaaaatgatttaatatGAAGGCTGGGCCAGACAAGACAGGGTCCCGACAGTAGTAGGTGGATACTTACACAGCCCTGTGGTTTTAATCACACCACGGCTATTCTAAAGACAGGGCAGGATCGCCGCATGAGGTTTCACAACAGATAGTTAACAGTTAACCAGTTTGAGGGGGTTCTTGCggtgaaaaaggaaaagaaggagacgGCAATTAGGATTTGGGTGTGGAATTTTAGGGCCTATTTTGAAGTACCCACTGGACCATGTGAGTCTGCTCAATTTGGACACCATCCCCTCCTTCCATCCCATCGCCCAGCATTTGTGGTTCGGTCGACTCATTCAGAAGCGGaaactgtgtgtatgcatgcaggATGTAGGATGACTGGGAAGAACCAAAGGCACCCGGGGGGAGGATATAATGTGCACACGCAATGCGAGGAGTGGAGGTCTAAACAGCACCACTGCGTGCTGAATTATATCTTTTACATTGCATAATGTCTAGGTGGGCCATATATGGAGTGTAAActgaatgtttacattttggtaCACACTGTCATCAGGTGTCCAGCTGTGATATTCTTGGAAATGAAAAGCATACTTAACAGTGtcgtgttttcttctttcaggtTTGAGAAGAGTGCGATTAAAGGTGGTGTCTCACCAGTCTGCCCTGTCCCTGGGCCAGCCTTGACCCCCCAGTCCACAGTAGCATCCGTACATCATGTAAGCCAAGGCAGATCTCCCTGTGCTGCATTTGATGGCTCCTGCCAACTCCAGTAAACCTCTTTTTGTCCGCTGGGACCTGCGTGTCGCCGCAGAGGCCACGGCCActgcaaagaaaaataaagaacaaaaagaggaggaaCAAACTCAGATCTCTTCTTGTAAACAAGCGTCGGTTTCTTTACCCCCACCCACTTTGTCTCGTGTCGTTCTGTCCtcctgtttctgtggtgagGTTTTGATGTATAGCACAGTATTCAGGGGTGGACACATTAATAGAGACACGTCTTTGCAGTGTGATTGTCTTGCATTGttatgtgtttctttttcttttgcccAGCCTTTATGCACTCATTTTATCAGCTGAAACAATTCTAGCTAAAGCTAATGCAATCtaatacaacagccctgcagtgaATCCTACCTTTCATGAAGCCCCCAAAATTAGGATCGTTTTGGGGGCTGTAATTTATGGTGCTGTTGGACAGTatacagagaggtgtttctatTGTTTTAACTGACAGAAACACCTGCTGACAGAAACACCTCGCCATATAATGcaatataaacacacagttgTATCAACACATCCATAAAAGagtatcaataaaaaaaaaagacattataaCCTTCAAAAAGGAAGGATTTATTACAGAACTGTTGTGTTagactgcatttgttttaaCAAAGTGTACTAATAGTGTACCTAATGTTTGTGTCCCACTGAAGCTCACAGAGCCATAGTGCAGCAGTTAATAGGACCCAGGGGATTGGCTTACTCACACCGAATGAACACCAGGAAGGTACattctgtctgaacacatcaACCAGCCTCACAGTTGAAATGAAAGCCAATAATTTTACAGAGCAAAATCATTAAAGTTTGTTTGCACTTGCTCATTTAGAATAACAAGTTCACTCAATCATAGTGCATATGGAAACACCAGTATTTTCCCCTCAGTGCTCTTACCTGCACTGAGTCCTTAAAATACTTTTTCAAGACTGTGGCATTTCATTACTAATAGGAGCTCCACTAAAAAGCAAGTCATCAACTCACCAGATAACAGGAGGAGTATCCGGTAAAACGCAGTCATGGCATGCAACAGGCAGCTGAACTCCACAGAAGTGTCACTTGCGCTCTGTGAGAGCAGGTTTGAGTGAGAGCTTTTTTTAGATGCTGTTTGAATAATCTCCTGAACATCACCATTGGCTCGAGGCTAATCCAGTGTTTGTCAAAGCATACGCCCCCTAGAGGAAACAGTCTGAAGCTTTTCACTGCTTCTTCTCAGCTGGAccagtgttggtgtgtttggaggtCCAGCTTTATGCTGCAATAATGTGCTTTGTATCACAGAAAAGGATTAGTTTTACTTAGACACAGCTCTCTTGGGAGCTGTAGGAAAATCAAATATACACAAGTAGACATGAAAGcacatttgtttgtcatttaatACGGTGTCATTCACATGTAAACATCACTGCCTCTTGTCCaagttctttttttgtctttgtcatggCCTCTAAAAGTCACAGACAGGGAATTTCTGGATGCTGCACGGATCCTGCACCGCACGCTCGAAGAGAAAACTTTCTGACTCTCTTACTGAGCCACGTGTTACATAACAGGCAGGAAGACGAATCAAATGCGTTAAATTTTACAGGCTGGAGTCTTTCTGGATGCTGTTTCTAAATCTGGATGAATGGTTTGCACATAAAACTCAAGTCATCTTGAGCTTTCTGCATATCCAGCATTCAGAAGATCTACAGAATGGAtatgagaaatgaatgaaacacaaagaaacactgagctgcagggCCAATTTTTGCTCACACAGCACATATCTAGTAAGCAACACATGACATATTTGGTTCCGCTTCCTCACAACA of the Chaetodon auriga isolate fChaAug3 chromosome 16, fChaAug3.hap1, whole genome shotgun sequence genome contains:
- the pla2g10 gene encoding group 10 secretory phospholipase A2 translates to MTAFYRILLLLSVAVASAATRRSQRTKRGLLELAGAIKCSTGRSALAYMMYGCYCGLGGQGWPRDRADWCCHRHDCCYGDAERLGCNTKTDQYQWTCEDKTAECDDLEDKCEKLLCKCDRNAAKCLRRAPFIRKYALWPDFLCGYEHPMCNIY